Proteins encoded by one window of Culicoides brevitarsis isolate CSIRO-B50_1 chromosome 2, AGI_CSIRO_Cbre_v1, whole genome shotgun sequence:
- the LOC134832682 gene encoding tyrosine-protein kinase Btk isoform X1, with the protein MLTLNSSNNNDNSSNSNANGGEKRPNDYTNDVNKLIKCGFMIKRSQNKKRFTSVNYKRRWFELNLVYLHYYDVQNDQKRKERGRIDLRGIRVVEAAILNNGGDVIAPEGFPFQIGYCETSGSISGNSTLPQYTLYVLATTEKERTEWIRVIRKACEEFSPKSFRFHPGIWLIKKWSCCKSLSRTALGCQVTTAWPETNNNPSTASSPAQTSLRSISPSLNTATNLFAQNSRQQHHNSSSSLGNTTPTAPPQQSVLLTNMPGGTAPGTPISKTKDGLPHIKVVVALYPFKAIENGDLSLEKNAEYEVIDDSQEHWWKVKDQHGNIGYIPSNYVKEKELLGLSKYDWYVGDMSRQRAESLLKQNDKEGCFVVRKSSTKGLYTLSLHTKVPQSHVKHYHIKQNARGDFYLSEKHCCETIPDLINYHKHNSGGLACRLKVSPCDRPVPPTAGLSHDKWEIHPSELMLLEELGSGQFGVVRRGKWRGSTDVAVKMMKVGTMSEDDFIEEAKVMTKLQHSNLVQLYGVCSKHRPIYIVTEYMKHGSLLNYLRRHEQSLIGNMGLLLDMCIQVCKGMSYLERHNYIHRDLAARNCLVGSENTVKVADFGLARYVLDDQYTSSGGTKFPIKWAPPEVLNYTRFSSKSDIWAYGVLMWEVFTCGKMPYGRLKNTEVVERVQRGIILEKPKACAKEIYDVMKKCWSHSPEDRPGFRILKDQLALVAQGLTD; encoded by the exons ATGTTGACGCTTAATAGTAGTAACAATAATGACAATAGTAGTAATAGCAATGCAAACGGTGGCGAAAAACGACCGAACGACTACACCAacgatgtaaataaattaataaaatgcggATTTATGATTAAGCGATCGCAAAATAAAAAGCGATTCACCTCTGTGAATTACAAAAGGCGATGGTTTGAATTGAACCTTGTCTATTTGCACTATTATGATGTTCAAAATGATCAG aaacgCAAGGAACGAGGAAGAATTGATCTGCGAGGAATCCGAGTTGTGGAAGCGGCGATTTTAAACAACGGTGGAGATGTAATTGCTCCtgaa ggATTTCCATTTCAAATAGGATATTGCGAGACAAGTGGATCGATCTCAGGAAATAGTACATTACCTCAATACACGCTTTATGTTCTGGCAACAACAGAAAAAGAGCGCACCGAGTGGATACGGGTCATAAGAAAAG cttgtGAAGAATTCAGTCCAAAATCCTTCCGATTCCATCCTGGCATTTGGCTAATCAAAAAGTGGTCTTGCTGCAAAAGTCTGAGTCGCACTGCACTGGGTTGCCAAGTGACAACAGCATGGCCCGAAACTAACAATAATCCAA gTACAGCTAGTTCTCCCGCACAAACGTCATTGAGAAGCATAAGTCCGAGTTTAAATACAGCCACAAATTTATTCGCACAAAATTCGAGGCAGCAGCATCACAATAGTTCAAGTAGTTTAGGAAATACGACTCCAACAGCTCCTCCACAGCAGTCTGTGTTATTGACAAACATGCCTGGCGGAACGGCACCCGGGACGCCCATCTCGAAGACAAAA GATGGATTACCGCATATAAAGGTCGTCGTTGCCCTTTATCCCTTTAAAGCAATAGAAAATGGAGATTTATCTTTAGAGAAG aatgctGAATACGAAGTGATAGACGATTCGCAGGAACATTGGTGGAAAGTTAAGGATCAGCACGGCAATATTGGTTACATTCCAAGTAATTATGTCAAGGAAAAGGAATTATTAGGTTTATCAAAATACGA TTGGTATGTTGGAGACATGTCACGACAACGTGCTGAATCCCTATTGAAACAAAATGACAAGGAAGGATGTTTTGTCGTTCGGAAGTCTTCCACAAAAGGACTATACACTTTATCACTCCACACCAAAGT TCCACAATCTCACGTTAAACATTATCATATAAAGCAAAATGCCAGAGGCGATTTTTATCTGTCGGAAAAACATTGCTGTGAAACAATACCAGATCTTATCAACTATCATAAACATAATTCCGGAGGTCTTGCGTGTCGCTTAAAGGTCTCGCCGTGTGATCGTCCTGTTCCTCCAACTGCGGGCTTGTCGCATG acaaatggGAAATTCATCCATCCGAATTGATGCTTTTGGAAGAATTAGGCTCAGGTCAGTTTGGTGTCGTTCGTCGTGGAAAATGGCGCGGATCAACAGATGTCGCcgtaaaaatgatgaaagtcGGAACCATGTCTGAGGATGATTTCATTGAAGAAGCAAAAGTTATGAc TAAATTGCAACATTCAAATTTAGTGCAATTGTACGGTGTCTGTTCCAAGCATCGCCCAATTTATATCGTCACCGAATACATGAAACATGGATCCTTATTGAATTACTTGCGACGCCACGAACAATCCTTAATCGGTAATATGGGATTATTACTCGATATGTGCATACAG GTATGCAAAGGCATGTCCTATTTGGAGCGCCACAACTACATTCATCGTGATCTCGCAGCAAGAAATTGCCTCGTTGGATCTGAAAATACGGTAAAAGTTGCTGATTTCGGTCTCGCTCGTTATGTGCTCGATGACCAATACACAAGTTCCGGTGGCACAAAGTTTCCTATAAAATGGGCACCGCCCGAGGTTCTCAACTACACGAGATTCTCCTCGAAAAGTGATATTTGGGCGTATG gtgTTTTGATGTGGGAAGTATTCACATGCGGAAAAATGCCATATGGACGCCTTAAAAATACGGAAGTAGTTGAACGGGTACAACGTGGAATTATCTTAGAGAAACCAAAGGCGTGTGCTAAAGAGATATATGAT gtcatgaaaaaatgttggtCTCACAGTCCCGAAGACAGACCAGGATTCCGGATACTAAAAGACCAATTAGCATTAGTCGCACAAGGGCTAACAGACTAA
- the LOC134829481 gene encoding small ribosomal subunit protein uS11, with protein MAPRKNKVQKEEVQVSLGPQVREGEIVFGVAHIYASFNDTFVHVTDLSGRETISRVTGGMKVKADRDEASPYAAMLAAQDVAEKCKTLGITALHIKLRATGGNRTKTPGPGAQSALRALSRSSMKIGRIEDVTPIPSDSTRRKGGRRGRRL; from the coding sequence aTGGCCCCGCGTAAGAATAAAGTTCAAAAGGAGGAGGTTCAAGTTTCCCTCGGCCCGCAAGTGCGCGAAGGCGAAATAGTGTTCGGAGTCGCACACATTTACGCCAGTTTCAATGACACTTTTGTCCATGTCACTGATTTGTCGGGACGCGAAACAATTTCCCGTGTCACGGGTGGCATGAAAGTGAAGGCAGATCGTGACGAGGCCTCACCCTACGCTGCTATGTTGGCTGCCCAAGATGTCGCCGAAAAGTGCAAAACGCTCGGAATCACCGCATTGCACATCAAATTGCGTGCCACTGGCGGAAATAGAACCAAGACCCCCGGACCAGGAGCTCAGTCGGCATTGCGTGCATTGTCTCGTTCATCCATGAAGATTGGACGTATTGAGGATGTCACTCCAATTCCATCGGATTCCACTCGCAGAAAGGGAGGTCGTCGTGGTCGCCGTttgtaa
- the LOC134832682 gene encoding tyrosine-protein kinase Btk isoform X2, producing the protein MIPCVSLTETSVLGNMKERVKDMRVFGCRLNFWHSNDKDLQASKQQQQQEQQKIEAEPETGTASSPAQTSLRSISPSLNTATNLFAQNSRQQHHNSSSSLGNTTPTAPPQQSVLLTNMPGGTAPGTPISKTKDGLPHIKVVVALYPFKAIENGDLSLEKNAEYEVIDDSQEHWWKVKDQHGNIGYIPSNYVKEKELLGLSKYDWYVGDMSRQRAESLLKQNDKEGCFVVRKSSTKGLYTLSLHTKVPQSHVKHYHIKQNARGDFYLSEKHCCETIPDLINYHKHNSGGLACRLKVSPCDRPVPPTAGLSHDKWEIHPSELMLLEELGSGQFGVVRRGKWRGSTDVAVKMMKVGTMSEDDFIEEAKVMTKLQHSNLVQLYGVCSKHRPIYIVTEYMKHGSLLNYLRRHEQSLIGNMGLLLDMCIQVCKGMSYLERHNYIHRDLAARNCLVGSENTVKVADFGLARYVLDDQYTSSGGTKFPIKWAPPEVLNYTRFSSKSDIWAYGVLMWEVFTCGKMPYGRLKNTEVVERVQRGIILEKPKACAKEIYDVMKKCWSHSPEDRPGFRILKDQLALVAQGLTD; encoded by the exons atgattcCGTGTGTCAGTTTGACGGAAACAAGTGTCTTGGGGAACATGAAGGAGCGCGTCAAAGACATGCGGGTGTTTGGATGTCGTCTCAACTTTTGGCACAGCAACGACAAGGACTTGCAGGCGAgcaaacagcagcagcagcaggaaCAGCAAAAAATCGAGGCAGAACCCGAAACAG gTACAGCTAGTTCTCCCGCACAAACGTCATTGAGAAGCATAAGTCCGAGTTTAAATACAGCCACAAATTTATTCGCACAAAATTCGAGGCAGCAGCATCACAATAGTTCAAGTAGTTTAGGAAATACGACTCCAACAGCTCCTCCACAGCAGTCTGTGTTATTGACAAACATGCCTGGCGGAACGGCACCCGGGACGCCCATCTCGAAGACAAAA GATGGATTACCGCATATAAAGGTCGTCGTTGCCCTTTATCCCTTTAAAGCAATAGAAAATGGAGATTTATCTTTAGAGAAG aatgctGAATACGAAGTGATAGACGATTCGCAGGAACATTGGTGGAAAGTTAAGGATCAGCACGGCAATATTGGTTACATTCCAAGTAATTATGTCAAGGAAAAGGAATTATTAGGTTTATCAAAATACGA TTGGTATGTTGGAGACATGTCACGACAACGTGCTGAATCCCTATTGAAACAAAATGACAAGGAAGGATGTTTTGTCGTTCGGAAGTCTTCCACAAAAGGACTATACACTTTATCACTCCACACCAAAGT TCCACAATCTCACGTTAAACATTATCATATAAAGCAAAATGCCAGAGGCGATTTTTATCTGTCGGAAAAACATTGCTGTGAAACAATACCAGATCTTATCAACTATCATAAACATAATTCCGGAGGTCTTGCGTGTCGCTTAAAGGTCTCGCCGTGTGATCGTCCTGTTCCTCCAACTGCGGGCTTGTCGCATG acaaatggGAAATTCATCCATCCGAATTGATGCTTTTGGAAGAATTAGGCTCAGGTCAGTTTGGTGTCGTTCGTCGTGGAAAATGGCGCGGATCAACAGATGTCGCcgtaaaaatgatgaaagtcGGAACCATGTCTGAGGATGATTTCATTGAAGAAGCAAAAGTTATGAc TAAATTGCAACATTCAAATTTAGTGCAATTGTACGGTGTCTGTTCCAAGCATCGCCCAATTTATATCGTCACCGAATACATGAAACATGGATCCTTATTGAATTACTTGCGACGCCACGAACAATCCTTAATCGGTAATATGGGATTATTACTCGATATGTGCATACAG GTATGCAAAGGCATGTCCTATTTGGAGCGCCACAACTACATTCATCGTGATCTCGCAGCAAGAAATTGCCTCGTTGGATCTGAAAATACGGTAAAAGTTGCTGATTTCGGTCTCGCTCGTTATGTGCTCGATGACCAATACACAAGTTCCGGTGGCACAAAGTTTCCTATAAAATGGGCACCGCCCGAGGTTCTCAACTACACGAGATTCTCCTCGAAAAGTGATATTTGGGCGTATG gtgTTTTGATGTGGGAAGTATTCACATGCGGAAAAATGCCATATGGACGCCTTAAAAATACGGAAGTAGTTGAACGGGTACAACGTGGAATTATCTTAGAGAAACCAAAGGCGTGTGCTAAAGAGATATATGAT gtcatgaaaaaatgttggtCTCACAGTCCCGAAGACAGACCAGGATTCCGGATACTAAAAGACCAATTAGCATTAGTCGCACAAGGGCTAACAGACTAA